From one Dysidea avara chromosome 9, odDysAvar1.4, whole genome shotgun sequence genomic stretch:
- the LOC136266890 gene encoding E3 ubiquitin-protein ligase makorin-1-like isoform X2 has translation MEKYPLLCRYFMNGCCKEGDNCLFSHNWTSKPDMVCRYYLKGCCVYGSGCRHDHVKPPNIPSSSSRGEMPAPVSLASMKRQAELEQEGEQEPVDDKSNFTVLSSAKLPDNWEDLTSPSFKPPDNWVDAPEFVPGSSQHTTISNPKEEDVIIPDISSYSEAAKSGTEAEFIDKITPDVAALLLCPFAAKGFCPFGDDCEYLHGLVCDLCGCECLHPYDISQQEEHRKQCVDHHEKEMEKAFAAQRSEGITCSICMEVVLSKNPPSEQRFGILTDCDHPFCLSCIRHWRSSTDIKKSTIRACPICRKVSYFVIPLYLMVLRKRLT, from the exons ATGGAAAAATACCCGCTATTATGCAG GTACTTTATGAATGGCTGTTGTAAGGAAGGTGATAATTGTCTGTTCTCTCACAACTGGACCAGCAAGCCTGACATG GTGTGTCGTTACTACCTGAAGGGGTGTTGTGTGTACGGCAGTGGTTGTCGTCATGACCATGTGAAGCCACCTAACATCCCATCATCATCGTCAAG AGGAGAGATGCCAGCTCCAGTGTCACTGGCCAGTATGAAGAGACAAGCAGAACTGGAACAAGAAGGAGAGCAGGAGCCAGTGGATGATAAGTCAAAT TTCACAGTACTGTCTTCTGCTAAGCTACCAGACAATTGGGAAGATTTGACCTCTCCTTCATTTAAACCTCCTGACAACTGGGTGGATGCTCCAGAGTTTGTTCCT GGAAGTAGTCAGCATACAACAATATCAAATCCCAAAGAAGAAGATGTTATAATAcca GACATATCCTCCTACAGTGAAGCAGCTAAGTCAGGTACTGAGGCGGAGTTCATTGATAAGATAACACCTGATGTTGCTGCATTGCTG TTGTGTCCATTTGCTGCTAAAGGGTTTTGCCCTTTTGGAGATGA TTGTGAGTATCTACATGGTTTAGTGTGTGACCTGTGTGGGTGTGAGTGTCTACACCCTTATGATATCAGCCAACAAGAAG AGCACAGGAAACAATGTGTTGATCATCATGAGAAGGAAATGGAGAAGGCATTTGCAGCTCAACG GAGTGAGGGTATCACATGTAGTATATGTATGGAGGTGGTGTTGTCTAAGAATCCTCCATCAGAGCAGAGATTTGGTATCCTCA CTGACTGTGACCATCCATTCTGTCTTAGTTGCATCAGACACTGGAGAAGCTCTACTGATATCAAGAAGAGTACCAttag GGCTTGTCCAATCTGCAGGAAAGTATCATATTTTGTTATTCCA CTCTACCTGATGGTACTGAGAAAGAGGTTGACTTGA
- the LOC136265861 gene encoding NACHT, LRR and PYD domains-containing protein 4C-like, with protein sequence MENKYLFSANKERLADEPITNQRDVFQNHYAELCTVLEVEEVVPRIVPDLVARRVLTFQEEEEVLSQPTSLSKARALLSPIRKALFEGINQPFHEFLSIAKSSRHKECADLAGRICDDLELDSNEFGAVSRTVSSNSFQVRISYHMRKYHQYLKRKYQLLELISVDEMLDCSSSQYVSLTLLKVEGQGRTTLTEDRSGDNITLSEALNLEGVKKRKIILIEGDPGMGKSTLAINICKCWAEGSLLQTYNAVILLTLRDPEIQAAKKISDLLLTADEELKENVLKDIMSNFGENICFIFEGYDELPQQLCRSSVFTKLREQLPNCTMMYTSRPEACEALKSVACRIIKIDGFRKESVDKYVSNAFEKIKDGKELASQLKLQLQRNPVVSKILHIPINVAIVCLIFYYFLMLPETLTELYTLLCLRLILRHITTRTTNKFQVKKLKSFNDLPQDVYKQFSQLCSVAYKGLGSGQLIFTSQYLSDIGIAEREISDLGLLVTAPNTSVYGREKSYNFLHLTLQEFCAAFYISKFSLEDQVKCITKFCYDDTFLMVWRFYAGITKLKNRDALNQILPNKLMNSDLNEKRTVNLMHCVYEAQNIEACQIVGDHLDGHIHFSMHGYGVVHAVSYFLAYYKGAVHEIDIPGLEDNEFITLIKSLKERWFLLHENTISKLIFKASVNKMTHRSYSFLVELLGDQYPIAEIHIDHDYYFLLQSRDIDSGSAQLSDIELLSQMFTINNTLSVLDISRTDIGPNGAVHLSNLRNVQLCDLRIAGCRLGPTEADKIGKMLYHNKSITSVDLSDNWIGDFEIESLVKYLSISNQLQHLAVCNNGITADGAQHLSRLIKTDHPALTSIELSGNPLGDEGVQVVLSSLLITMEHIGLKGVQMTSASCLIIADALSKVKSISFNPPDDCEEIGDSLAAATTLCDLELQYVSDSANHKLISALKQNDKLKKLRMVYYGTSKWVNDVSHLLKYTKTLTELTITIAIFRQSQQDIIQVADALKSNCSIKTMRYYDREMDQAIALNFLGQLMQSLTIEKLILGVSVGTYYDNRFSQHVEKFIQQINYARNRVGVFRLFHVGIDIYYYKY encoded by the exons ATGGAGAACAAGTATTTATTCTCTGCAAATAAAGAAAGACTAGCCGATGAGCCCATTACAAATCAACGAGACGTGTTTCAAAATCACTATGCCGAATTGTGTACGGTGTTAGAAGTTGAAGAAGTAGTACCTCGAATAGTACCTGATCTCGTCGCACGTCGCGTACTCACTTtccaagaagaagaagaagtacTATCGCAGCCCACATCTCTTTCAAAAGCTCGCGCTCTTTTATCACCAATTCGTAAAGCACTGTTCGAAGGAATCAATCAGCCATTCCATGAATTTTTGAGCATCGCAAAGTCATCACGTCACAAAGAATGCGCAGACCTTGCTGGACGGATCTGTGATGATCTTGAACTGGATTCAAATGAGTTTGGAGCAGTGTCAC GGACTGTCTCTTCTAATTCTTTCCAAGTGCGTATAAGTTATCATATGAGAAAGTATCATCAGTACTTAAAACGCAAATATCAATTATTAGAACTAATTTCAGTCGATGAAATGTTGGATTGTTCATCATCGCAATATGTTAGCTTGACCCTTTTAAAGGTCGAAGGACAAGGAAGAACTACTTTAACAGAGGACAGAAGTGGTGACAACATTACTTTATCTGAAGCACTAAATTTAGAAGGAGTGAAAAAAAGGAAAATTATTCTGATTGAAGGTGATCCTGGGATGGGTAAAAGCACCCTTGCTATAAACATTTGCAAATGCTGGGCAGAAGGTAGTTTATTACAAACTTATAATGCAGTGATTCTGTTGACTTTACGTGACCCAGAGATACAAGCAGCAAAGAAAATTAGTGACTTGTTGCTGACAGCTGATGAGGAGTTGAAAGAAAATGTACTGAAAGACATTATGAGCAATTTTGGAGAAAACATTTGTTTCATTTTTGAAGGATATGACGAATTACCTCAACAGCTGTGTAGGTCTTCAGTGTTCACAAAGTTAAGAGAACAGCTTCCCAACTGCACCATGATGTATACGTCTCGTCCTGAAGCTTGTGAAGCTTTGAAAAGTGTTGCTTGCCGCATCATTAAAATAGACGGATTTAGAAAAGAGTCCGTAGATAAGTATGTTTCAAATGCATTTGAGAAAATAAAGGATGGAAAAGAGCTAGCATCACAATTGAAATTACAGTTGCAGAGAAATCCTGTTGTAAGCAAAATATTACATATTCCCATCAATGTGGCAATAGTGTGTctgattttttattattttttgatGTTACCAGAGACCCTCACAGAACTATACACTTTGTTGTGTTTACGTTTGATACTAAGACACATCACTACACGAACCACTAATAAATTTCAAGTAAAGAAACTAAAATCATTTAATGATCTTCCACAGGATGTTTATAAGCAGTTTTCTCAGCTATGCTCTGTAGCATATAAAGGCTTAGGAAGTGGACAGCTAATTTTTACCTCTCAGTATCTATCGGATATTGGCATTGCTGAAAGGGAAATCAGTGATTTGGGTTTATTAGTGACTGCTCCCAATACATCAGTGTATGGAAGAGAGAAGTCTTACAATTTCTTGCACTTAACACTACAAGAGTTTTGTGCAGCATTTTACATATCTAAATTTTCACTAGAGGACCAAGTAAAATGTATAACCAAATTCTGCTATGATGACACTTTTCTAATGGTATGGAGGTTTTATGCTGGTATTACCAAGTTAAAAAACAGGGATGCACTTAATCAAATATTACCAAATAAACTAATGAATTCAGATCTTAATGAGAAGCGAACAGTTAATCTAATGCACTGTGTTTATGAAGCACAAAACATTGAGGCTTGTCAAATAGTTGGAGACCACCTTGATGGCCACATTCACTTTAGTATGCATGGATATGGTGTAGTTCATGCGGTTAGTTATTTTCTTGCATACTACAAAGGAGCAGTGCATGAAATCGACATTCCTGGTTTAGAGGATAATGAATTTATAACATTAATTAAATCACTAAAGGAAAGGTGGTTTCTTTTACATGAAAACACAATTTCAAAACTCATCTTTAAAGCATCGGTAAATAAAATGACACATCGGTCGTATTCCTTCCTTGTTGAGCTGTTAGGAGATCAGTATCCCATTGCTGAAATTCATATTGATCATGATTATTACTTCCTTCTGCAATCAAGAGATATTGATTCAGGATCTGCACAGTTGTCAGATATTGAATTATTGTCACAGATGTTTACAATCAACAACACTCTTAGTGTTCTAGACATCAGTAGAACTGATATAGGACCAAACGGAGCAGTACATTTGTCCAACCTACGTAATGTTCAGCTTTGTGATCTGAGAATAGCAGGGTGCAGATTAGGACCAACAGAAGCAGATAAGATTGGTAAAATGTTGTATCATAACAAGTCCATTACGTCTGTTGATCTCAGCGATAACTGGATTGGTGACTTTGAAATTGAAAGTTTAGTGAAATACCTAAGTATCAGTAATCAACTCCAACATCTTGCTGTATGTAACAATGGTATCACTGCAGATGGTGCCCAGCACTTAAGTAGACTGATAAAAACTGATCATCCAGCACTCACCAGTATTGAGTTGTCAGGTAATCCTCTGGGAGATGAAGGAGTGCAGGTGGTTTTATCATCACTATTAATAACAATGGAACACATTGGATTAAAAGGCGTACAAATGACATCGGCTTCTTGTCTAATCATTGCTGATGCATTAAGCAAAGTCAAGTCCATTAGTTTCAATCCACCTGATGATTGCGAAGAGATTGGGGACAGTTTAGCTGCTGCCACAACATTATGCGACCTTGAACTTCAGTATGTTAGTGATTCTGCTAACCACAAATTGATTAGTGCTCTTAAACAAAATGACAAACTGAAGAAGCTGAGAATGGTATATTATGGTACCAGCAAGTGGGTAAATGATGTGTCTCATCTTTTGAAATATACTAAGACACTCACAGAATTGACCATAACAATTGCAATCTTTAGGCAGTCACAACAGGATATAATTCAGGTAGCTGATGCACTTAAATCTAACTGTTCAATTAAAACGATGAGGTATTATGATCGAGAAATGGACCAGGCAATAGCATTAAATTTTTTGGGACAGTTAATGCAATCTTTAACAATAGAGAAGTTAATATTAGGCGTATCTGTTGGAACTTACTATGACAATAGGTTCTCACAGCATGTGGAGAAATTCATCCAGCAAATTAATTATGCAAGAAATAGAGTAGGTGTGTTCAGGTTGTTTCACGTGGGAATTGACATCTATTATTACAAGTATTAA
- the LOC136266583 gene encoding uncharacterized protein, whose product MDRPYSSEVRKSQGHRNDKFEASGVANAHPQSKKCPVSPFAGNVFKKNEAAIKDKTRVSEANNDNTFGGVNPLTEIGVTPAATDCSKRSDISPTASNKKRLPPAIKAPIYPSSLLQHRIISCPVRRKPLAETLAKTLSLNLPVRAPTVVKPRDSQLSHAIKRSSTTKDDTKKQNKTIQQTTTATSVKKIVTFTQETPSLQENASTITDDATVNQPHPKVDNVSEDNGEKTVTLEKKCAPPTFSSPAVRRICSARGRDIVNPLSKHNDTCGDEDSDDEYEEDYEDESDGSLSESEGEGEDQQSQAASSADNDQPSSPVSTSQQHSSQSPECIDDDCQSAVEENETSSPQEGAPSPSFVKNMAACNSAASGVVKRKVPLYRRKSVFPLFSSIMDMPNTCSLQKLSRETPVHNAASPTESTNDEEKQITLAALDEMREQLKVIASASAPGDYPDDQPKVTPPKKDEVEFYYDMICRLEYTPLKPIADDLILLHTDLPPTEICPTLNRSPSFIGIQNQDDGLLSGRSSPKLDIPHRRYCGYKIRQHPLAKYTLKMKKPVKQSSSEGCKGDVTTLKLVQTTEHQQVEEQVEDHPSVSDEEEESSSNNNDETSIRSKSQDNKDNVETEHQQIGEQVEMISGEGEVSSSNSSSSNSSSKETGIESDNVEVYTVEQLAVKFGNSVKMEGEPIPKKQKKFKVMPKYNSYEQWYAKKVAQEKVAQEKAVRQSLPVLRSSSYMDAYRKKVYLEKVHKCYNAPLKPPIRYKTSCTQLSKKLTLPPIGVNQRQTAPLVPIPPTETPSTSGPLSVLRNIRRKQYQKKTLQEAVKLVPAHFNYMLDCPQKCLDYVENLEKVKRKQQYSESLRQKQLMTWANKTQRCAKAQP is encoded by the exons ATGGATCGTCCTTACAGCTCTGAAGTTAGGAAAAGTCAAGGACACCGTAACGACAAATTTGAAGCGTCTGGAGTGGCAAATGCTCATCCCCAATCCAAGAAGTGTCCCGTGTCACCATTCGCGGGAAATGTCTTTAAGAAGAACGAAGCAGCCATCAAAGACAAAACACGTGTGTCCGAAGCCAATAATGACAACACGTTTGGCGGGGTAAATCCCCTCACAGAGATTGGAGTAACACCAGCTGCTACTGATTGTTCAAAAAGGAGCGACATCAGCCCGACTGCTTCCAACAAGAAACGTCTTCCGCCAGCAATAAAGGCGCCTATTTATCCAAGTTCCCTTCTTCAACACCGGATCATTTCCTGTCCAGTGCGCCGGAAGCCATTAGCCGAGACTCTGGCCAAGACTCTATCACTTAATCTTCCAGTTCGTGCGCCAACTGTGGTAAAACCAAGGGACAGTCAACTTTCTCATGCTATAAAGCGTAGTAGCACCACTAAGGATGACACCAAGAAGCAGAACAAGACAATCCAACAGACTACCACTGCCACTAGTGTTAAAAAGATAGTCACATTTACTCAAGAGACACCGTCACTTCAGGAGAATGCTTCTACCATCACTGATGATGCGACAGTCAACCAGCCTCACCCTAAGGTTGACAAT GTCAGTGAGGATAATGGTGAGAAGACAGTGACCCTGGAGAAAAAGTGTGCACCACCAACTTTCTCCTCACCAGCTGTGAGGCGTATCTGTAGTGCTCGTGGTAGGGATATTGTCAATCCTCTATCTAAACACAATGACACCTGTGGTGATGAAGACAGTGATGATGAGTATGAAGAAGACTATGAGGATGAGAGTGATGGTTCACTTTCTGAGTCAGAAGGAGAAGGGGAGGATCAGCAAAGTCAAGCAGCATCTTCTGCTGATAATGACCAACCCTCCAGCCCTGTTAGCACAAGCCAACAACATAGTTCACAATCACCAGAGTGTATTGATGATGATTGCCAGTCTGCTGTAGAGGAGAATGAGACTAGCAGTCCGCAAGAAGGAGCACCATCACCTTCCTTTGTTAAGAACATGGCTGCTTGTAACTCAGCAGCTAGTGGGGTAGTGAAGAGAAAGGTACCACTTTACCGGAGAAAATCTGTTTTCCCCTTGTTTAGTTCAATAATGGATATGCCAAATACCTGTTCTCTTCAGAAGCTGTCAAGAGAGACACCAGTTCACAATGCAGCCTCACCCACAGAATCTACAAATGATGAAGAGAAGCAAATAACTCTTGCAGCCCTGGATGAGATGCGTGAACAGCTAAAGGTGATCGCATCTGCCAGTGCACCAGGTGATTACCCGGATGATCAACCAAAAGTAACACCCCCAAAGAAAGATGAAGTTGAGTTCTACTATGACATGATCTGTCGATTGGAGTATACACCTCTTAAACCAATAGCTGATGACCTGATACTGCTACACACTGACTTGCCACCTACTGAAATCTGCCCCACACTGAACAGGTCTCCTTCCTTCATTGGTATACAAAACCAAGATGATGGGTTATTGTCCGGACGCAGTAGTCCCAAGCTGGACATCCCCCACCGCAGATACTGTGGTTATAAGATCCGTCAACATCCTCTAGCCAAGTATACACTGAAGATGAAGAAGCCTGTCAAGCAGAGCAGTAGTGAAGGTTGCAAAGGTGATGTGACTACACTCAAACTGGTGCAGACAACTGAGCACCAACAAGTAGAGGAACAAGTTGAGGATCATCCATCAGTATCTGATGAGGAAGAAGAATCCAGTAGTAACAACAACGATGAGACCAGCATTAGAAGTAAAAGTCAAGATAACAAGGATAATGTTGAAACTGAGCACCAACAAATAGGGGAACAAGTTGAGATGATATCTGGTGAAGGGGAAGTATCCAGTAGTAATAGTAGTAGCAGTAATAGCAGCAGCAAAGAGACTGGTATTGAGAGTGATAATGTGGAGGTGTATACAGTAGAGCAACTAGCTGTAAAATTTGGCAATAGTGTTAAGATGGAAGGTGAACCCATTccaaaaaagcagaaaaaattCAAGGTTATGCCCAAGTATAACTCGTATGAGCAATGGTATGCCAAGAAGGTAGCACAAGAAAAGGTAGCACAAGAAAAGGCAGTACGTCAGTCATTGCCAGTCTTGAGGAGTAGCAGCTACATGGATGCATACAGGAAGAAAGTTTATCTGGAGAAAGTTCACAAATGCTACAATGCTCCATTGAAGCCTCCTATTCGATACAAGACTAGTTGCACCCAGTTGTCAAAGAAATTGACTCTTCCACCAATTGGAGTTAATCAGAGGCAGACAGCCCCCCTTGTTCCCATACCACCAACAGAAACTCCATCAACCAGTGGGCCACTAAGTGTACTTAGAAACATACGCAGGAAACAATATCAGAAAAAGACCTTGCAGGAAGCAGTCAAGTTGGTGCCAGCACATTTTAATTACATGCTAGATTGTCCACAGAAATGTTTAGATTATGTTGAGAAT TTAGAGAAGGTGAAACGTAAGCAGCAATACTCTGAGTCACTGAGGCAGAAGCAGTTGATGACATGGGCTAACAAG ACACAACGTTGTGCCAAAGCTCAGCCATGA
- the LOC136265862 gene encoding protein catecholamines up-like has protein sequence MKWIHCCLVTLLSLVLVEVVTCHSHSHGEAKWFTEPEDPRTLWIAALLSTALISAAPFFILFFIPLDNAHEHESLLKVLLSFASGGLLGDAFLHLIPHALSPHHSHHSEEGHSHVHDHGHHDHHHHEHEHDHTQEMSIGLWVLAGIIAFLLVEKLVRLMKGEDGGHSHGHIHHVDSKTKSDKGKQDKKEDKDKSDDDKKEVAASQDIKVAGYLNLAADFTHNFTDGLAIGASYLVNINVGIVTTATILIHEIPHEIGDFAILVQSGYPKRKAMFLQLSTATGAMAGTLVGLLADNFSSTATAWILPFTAGGFIYIATVSVIPELLENTSIGQSIKEMIAMCVGVLMMVGIAMIE, from the exons ATGAAGTGGATACACTGTTGTTTGGTAACGTTACTGTCGCTGGTCCTGGTCGAGGTGGTGACCTGTCACTCTCACTCACACGGAGAAGCAAAGTGGTTCACGGAGCCGGAAGATCCGCGGACGCTGTGGATAGCAGCACTACTCTCAACCGCTCTAATTAGCGCCGCACCTTTCTTCATATTATTTTTCATTCCACTGGATAATGCTCACGAACACGAGTCATTGTTAAAAGTGCTACTCAGTTTCGCATCCGGTGGTCTACTGGGAGACGCGTTCCTACATCTCATTCCACACGCATTATCACCACACCACTCGCATCACTCCGAGGAAGGACACAGTCACGTACACGATCATGGACATCATGATCACCATCATCACGAACATGAACATGACCACACTCAGGAGATGTCAATTGGGTTGTGGGTATTGGCTGGTATCATAGCCTTCTTGTTGGTGGAAAAGCTTGTACGTCTCATGAAGGGAGAAGATGGGGGACACTCACATGGACACATACATCATGTTGATAGTAAGACTAAATCTGACAAGGGGAAACAGGACAAGAAGGAGGATAAGGATAAAT CTGATGATGACAAGAAGGAGGTTGCTGCAAGTCAGGATATTAAGGTGGCGGGATACCTCAATCTTGCTGCAGACTTCACCCACAATTTTACTGATGGTTTAGCAATCGGTGCGTCTTATCTTGTCAACATCAATGTTGGGATAGTCACCACGGCAACCATTCTCATACACGAAATACCACATGAAATTGGAGACTTTGCAATACTAGTACAGTCAGGATACCCCAAACGTAAAGCCATGTTCTTACAATTGAGTACAGCAACTGGTGCAATGGCAGGCACACTTGTCGGACTGTTAGCAGACAACTTCAGTAGTACAGCAACAGCTTGGATACTGCCGTTTACTGCCGGCGGGTTCATCTACATTGCTACAGTGTCTGTCATCCCTGAATTATTGGAGAACACGTCCATTGGACAGTCGATTAAAGAGATGATAGCAATGTGTGTAGGTGTGTTGATGATGGTAGGGATTGCTATGATAGAATAG
- the LOC136266890 gene encoding uncharacterized protein isoform X1 codes for MEKYPLLCRYFMNGCCKEGDNCLFSHNWTSKPDMVCRYYLKGCCVYGSGCRHDHVKPPNIPSSSSRGEMPAPVSLASMKRQAELEQEGEQEPVDDKSNFTVLSSAKLPDNWEDLTSPSFKPPDNWVDAPEFVPGSSQHTTISNPKEEDVIIPDISSYSEAAKSGTEAEFIDKITPDVAALLLCPFAAKGFCPFGDDCEYLHGLVCDLCGCECLHPYDISQQEEHRKQCVDHHEKEMEKAFAAQRSEGITCSICMEVVLSKNPPSEQRFGILTDCDHPFCLSCIRHWRSSTDIKKSTIRACPICRKVSYFVIPSTVWITDQAEKDSLISDYKNNTGAKPCRHFQQGNGVCPFGNVCFYSHALPDGTEKEVDLRLFKNSENETKLMTENKLWDFITTRENLVSDDWDQ; via the exons ATGGAAAAATACCCGCTATTATGCAG GTACTTTATGAATGGCTGTTGTAAGGAAGGTGATAATTGTCTGTTCTCTCACAACTGGACCAGCAAGCCTGACATG GTGTGTCGTTACTACCTGAAGGGGTGTTGTGTGTACGGCAGTGGTTGTCGTCATGACCATGTGAAGCCACCTAACATCCCATCATCATCGTCAAG AGGAGAGATGCCAGCTCCAGTGTCACTGGCCAGTATGAAGAGACAAGCAGAACTGGAACAAGAAGGAGAGCAGGAGCCAGTGGATGATAAGTCAAAT TTCACAGTACTGTCTTCTGCTAAGCTACCAGACAATTGGGAAGATTTGACCTCTCCTTCATTTAAACCTCCTGACAACTGGGTGGATGCTCCAGAGTTTGTTCCT GGAAGTAGTCAGCATACAACAATATCAAATCCCAAAGAAGAAGATGTTATAATAcca GACATATCCTCCTACAGTGAAGCAGCTAAGTCAGGTACTGAGGCGGAGTTCATTGATAAGATAACACCTGATGTTGCTGCATTGCTG TTGTGTCCATTTGCTGCTAAAGGGTTTTGCCCTTTTGGAGATGA TTGTGAGTATCTACATGGTTTAGTGTGTGACCTGTGTGGGTGTGAGTGTCTACACCCTTATGATATCAGCCAACAAGAAG AGCACAGGAAACAATGTGTTGATCATCATGAGAAGGAAATGGAGAAGGCATTTGCAGCTCAACG GAGTGAGGGTATCACATGTAGTATATGTATGGAGGTGGTGTTGTCTAAGAATCCTCCATCAGAGCAGAGATTTGGTATCCTCA CTGACTGTGACCATCCATTCTGTCTTAGTTGCATCAGACACTGGAGAAGCTCTACTGATATCAAGAAGAGTACCAttag GGCTTGTCCAATCTGCAGGAAAGTATCATATTTTGTTATTCCA AGCACAGTGTGGATCACTGACCAAGCTGAGAAAGACAGCCTAATTTCAGACTACAAGAACAATACAGG GGCTAAGCCTTGTAGACACTTCCAGCAAGGAAATGGGGTATGTCCTTTTGGAAATGTTTGCTTTTACAGTCATG CTCTACCTGATGGTACTGAGAAAGAGGTTGACTTGAGACTGTTCAAAAACTCTGAAAATGAGACCAAACTGATGACAGAGAACAA GTTATGGGACTTCATCACAACTCGTGAGAATCTAGTGTCTGATGACTGGGAccagtga